From the genome of Streptomyces sp. S4.7:
CGCGCGACCTCCGTGTAGAGGGCGCGGCGCTCCTCCATCAACTGCTTCCACTGCTGGCGGGGGTTGATGGCGAGCAGCGGGCGGGCCAGCCCGAGCCCGGTGCGGCGGACCGCCTCGTTCGCCTCCATGGAGAGATAGACGACCGGGAGCCCGGCGAGCAGTTCGCGGGTGTCCTTGTCGAGGATCGCGCCGCCGCCGAGCGCGAGGACGCCGGGGTGTTCGGCGAGCGCGCTGCGTACGGACGCCCGCTCCAGCTCGCGGAAGTGCTCTTCGCCGTCCTCGAAGAAGATGTCCGAGATCTCCCGGCCCTCGGCGGCGACGATGTCCGCGTCGGTGTCCCGGTAGCCGGTGTCGAGGCGTTCGGCGAGCAGCGCGCCGACGGTGGTCTTGCCGACGCCCATGGGGCCGACGAGGACGATCAGCGGGCCGCTCATCGGACCACCAGGTTCACGAGGTAGGACTCGACGTTGCGCCTGGTCTCGGGCACGCTGTCGCCGCCGAACTTCTCGGCCACTGCGTCGGCGAGGGTCAGCGCGACCATGGCCTCCGCGACGATGCCCGCGGCGGGCACCGCGCAGACGTCGGAGCGCTGGTGATGCGCCTTGGCGGGCTCACCGGTGGCGACGTCGACGGTGGCGAGCGCGCGGGGCACGGTCGCGATGGGCTTCATCGCGGCCCGTACGCGCAGCAGTTCACCCGTCGTCAGACCGCCTTCGGTGCCGCCGGAGCGGCCCGAGGCGCGCCTGATGCCCTCGTCGGTGACCATGATCTCGTCGTGCGCCCGGGAGCCGGGCACGCGGGCGAGGTCGAAGCCGTCGCCGACCTCGACGCCCTTGATGGCCTGGATGCCCATGAGTGCGGCGGCGAGCCGGGCGTCGAGCCTGCGGTCCCAGTGGACGTGGGAGCCGAGCCCGACGGGCACGCCGTACGCCAGCACCTCGACCACTCCGCCGAGGGTGTCGCCGTCCTTGTGGGCCTGGTCGATCTCGGCGACCATCGCGTCACTCGCCTCGGGGTCGAGGCAGCGCGCGGGGTCGGCGTCGAGCCGCTCGACGTCGCCCGGGGTCGGGTACACGCCGTACGGGGCCCTGGCGGTGGCCAGTTCGACGACGTGCGACACGATCTCGATCCCGGCGGTCTCCTTCAGGTACGACCGCGCGACGGCGCCGAGCGCGACCCTGGCCGCGGTCTCGCGGGCGCTGGCACGCTCCAGGATGGGCCGGGCCTCGGACGCGCCGTACTTCTGCATGCCCGCGAGATCGGCGTGACCGGGGCGCGGGCGGGTCAGGGGCTCGTTGCGGGCGAGACCGGCGAGCACCTCGGGGTCGACCGGGTCGGCCGCCATGACCTGTTCCCATTTGGGCCACTCGGTGTTGCCGATCATGATCGCGACCGGCGATCCCATGGTCAGGCCGTGCCGTACGCCGCCGAGGAAGGTGACCTCGTCGCGCTCGAACTTCATACGGGCGCCGCGTCCGTAGCCCAGGCGCCGCCGGGCGAGATGATCGCCGACGATCTCCGTGGTGATGGGCACACCCGCGGGAAGGCCCTCCAGAGTCGCGACGAGTGCGGGTCCGTGCGACTCCCCCGCGGTCAGCCAGCGCAACCTGCTCAACGGTGCTCCTCGGTAACTTTCGACAGCTTCGACGGTACGAATCCGGTACGCATCCTCAGGTCCTCGATCCTGCCATGACCGGCCCCCCGTTCCGTGACTCGTCCAGCCTGCGGATAGGCGGGCGAGCCGTCAGCTCCGGTGAACCTCAAGTGCCTGTTCGCCGGCCTTGCGCATCACGGCGAGCGGTGCGGGTGTCCGGCCGGTCATCAGCTCGACCTGGATGACGGCCTGGTGCACGAGGAGGTCGAGGCCGCCGACCACGGGGCCGCCCTGCGCGGACCACGCCGCGGCGAGCGCGGTGGGCCAGGGGTCGTACAGCACGTCGAAGAGGGTTCCGGGGCGGGCGGGGACCCGCGGCGCCAGCGCGTCGGTCGCACCGGCGGGCGTCGTCGCGATCACCAGTGGCGCGGTGAGCGCGTCGGCCGCGTCGGACCAGTCGGCGGTGCGGACGTCGACACCGAGCCGTGTCCCCCAGCCGCGCATCTCGGCCGCGCGGGCCGCACTGCGTACGTAGGCGGTGACCGGGCCCGTACAGAGCTGGGAGAGCGCGGCGAGTGCGGACGAGGCGGTCGCGCCGGCGCCGAGGACGGCCGCCGACTGCACGGCGGTGACGCCGCGCTCGCGCAGGGCGGCGAGCATGCCGGGGATGTCGGTGTTCTCGCCCGTGCGGCGGCCGTCGCCGTCGATGACGACGGTGTTGACGGCCTCCACCGACGCGGCCGTCCCGCTGACGGCGTCGAGCAGCGGAATGACGGCTCGCTTCAGCGGCATGGTCAGGGAGAGACCGGCCCAGGACGGGTCGAGGCCCGCGAGAAAGGCCGGGAGCTGTGCCTCGGCCACCTCGAAGCGGTCGTACGACCAGTCGGCGAGGCCGAGTTCCGCGTACGCCGCCCGGTGCAGTACCGGGGAGAGCGAGTGCGCGATGGGCGATCCGAGGACGGCCGCCCTGCGTCCGGTGGTGCTAGTCGTTCGCATTCTTCCGTCGCTCGTTGAATTCCTTGACCAGCTTCTCGTGCTCGGCCAGGGTCTTGGTGAATTCGGTGGTCTTGCCGTCAATGGAGATGAAGAACATCCAGGCGCCCGGGTCCGGTGCCTTCGTGGCTTTCAGCGCGTCGGCGCCGGGATTTCCGATCGGACCGGGAGGAAGACCCTTGTGGAAGTACGTGTTGTAAGGGTCGGGGTTGTTCCTGATCTCCGAGGTGGAGATATCGATCTCGGACTCGTTCTTCAGATAGTTGAACGCCGAGTCGAATTCAAGCTTCTGGTTGGTGGCGGTGTTCGTCGGCTTGAGCCGGTTGAAGACGACGGACGCCATCTTCTTGAAGTCGTCGTGCGTGATTCCCTCGGCCTGTACCAGGCTGGCCACCGTGACGACGTCGAGCGGCGAGTCGAGACCCAGCGTCTCGGCCGATTCCTCCAGGTCGTACTTCTCGTACTCCTGGTTGGAGCGCGCGACCATCTGCTTGAGGATGTCCTGCGGCTTGGTCTTCTCACCGATCTCGTAACGCGCGGGGTAGAGGAATCCTTCGAGCGGATCCTTTATGTTCTTGTCGTCGTCGGCCCAGTCCGGCAGACCGAGGTTGTCCGATTCGGCCTTGGCCACGTCCGCGGTGGTACCGGGGTCGAGCTTGAGCTTTGTGTCGATGAACTCGTACACCTTGACGGCTCGGACGCCCTCGGCGATGGTCAGCGAATTCAGATTGGCCGGGTTGGTCATCAGCTCGACCGCGGCCTTGGCCGACATCTCCTTCTTCATCGGATAGAGACCGGGCTGGATGGCTTCGCCCTTGGGGTGCTCACCCGCCGCGTCGATGAATGCCTGCGTGCTCTTGACCACGCCGCTCTTCTTGAGCAGACCGCCCATTTCGGCGAGGCCGGCGCCCTGCGGGATCTCGACCTGGACGGTGCCCGTACCTGCGCCCGA
Proteins encoded in this window:
- the aroC gene encoding chorismate synthase; this translates as MSRLRWLTAGESHGPALVATLEGLPAGVPITTEIVGDHLARRRLGYGRGARMKFERDEVTFLGGVRHGLTMGSPVAIMIGNTEWPKWEQVMAADPVDPEVLAGLARNEPLTRPRPGHADLAGMQKYGASEARPILERASARETAARVALGAVARSYLKETAGIEIVSHVVELATARAPYGVYPTPGDVERLDADPARCLDPEASDAMVAEIDQAHKDGDTLGGVVEVLAYGVPVGLGSHVHWDRRLDARLAAALMGIQAIKGVEVGDGFDLARVPGSRAHDEIMVTDEGIRRASGRSGGTEGGLTTGELLRVRAAMKPIATVPRALATVDVATGEPAKAHHQRSDVCAVPAAGIVAEAMVALTLADAVAEKFGGDSVPETRRNVESYLVNLVVR
- a CDS encoding shikimate kinase, translating into MSGPLIVLVGPMGVGKTTVGALLAERLDTGYRDTDADIVAAEGREISDIFFEDGEEHFRELERASVRSALAEHPGVLALGGGAILDKDTRELLAGLPVVYLSMEANEAVRRTGLGLARPLLAINPRQQWKQLMEERRALYTEVARAVVPTDERAPEEVAEAVIEALELGPAAVPGADPSATPGKENQT
- the mltG gene encoding endolytic transglycosylase MltG — translated: MTDYGRGRGPEPWHPEDPRHGDQGWGAQQAADGRAPYDAQAQPQHPHPQQQQHPQQQYDPQYPYDGGWDTGQQQYTQPQHPQQQYDPQYDGGGWDTGQQQYVQQQPQHPQQHPQHQHQPQYPQQQYGDPQYDNQPQYGGGWDTGQQGATPYGENPGDPYTGGQGSPGYGGESPDPYGASDPYQQQRPPVRRRQEPPPPPPQQPENDWDGPQPEETHPFFTGADHDSGRDDDRPRLLDDRDDDPEYDDEGGGRRGGGGGRDRRGKSKKKRRGGGACLVASLVLVAGVAGGGYYAYRFWQDRFGPPADFSGAGTGTVQVEIPQGAGLAEMGGLLKKSGVVKSTQAFIDAAGEHPKGEAIQPGLYPMKKEMSAKAAVELMTNPANLNSLTIAEGVRAVKVYEFIDTKLKLDPGTTADVAKAESDNLGLPDWADDDKNIKDPLEGFLYPARYEIGEKTKPQDILKQMVARSNQEYEKYDLEESAETLGLDSPLDVVTVASLVQAEGITHDDFKKMASVVFNRLKPTNTATNQKLEFDSAFNYLKNESEIDISTSEIRNNPDPYNTYFHKGLPPGPIGNPGADALKATKAPDPGAWMFFISIDGKTTEFTKTLAEHEKLVKEFNERRKNAND
- a CDS encoding shikimate dehydrogenase — encoded protein: MRTTSTTGRRAAVLGSPIAHSLSPVLHRAAYAELGLADWSYDRFEVAEAQLPAFLAGLDPSWAGLSLTMPLKRAVIPLLDAVSGTAASVEAVNTVVIDGDGRRTGENTDIPGMLAALRERGVTAVQSAAVLGAGATASSALAALSQLCTGPVTAYVRSAARAAEMRGWGTRLGVDVRTADWSDAADALTAPLVIATTPAGATDALAPRVPARPGTLFDVLYDPWPTALAAAWSAQGGPVVGGLDLLVHQAVIQVELMTGRTPAPLAVMRKAGEQALEVHRS